Proteins encoded together in one Bacteroides ovatus window:
- a CDS encoding glycosyltransferase family 2 protein: MNKPMASNISTSLIISTYNRSDALELCVKSVLRQSLLPDEIIIADDGSKEDTRELIHQLAASSEVPIIHVWHEDLGFRLASIRNKAIAKASKEYIIQIDGDIVLHKDFVKDHVRFAKKGSFVTGSRVLIREGLTQKMLAERNCMISIHDKGTKNTINGVHLPWLSPLLQHYRQWDISYSRGCNMAFWKEDLLKVNGYNEAITGWGSEDHELVCRLINSGVRKRTIKFAGIVFHLHHELHGTDNLSNNRSILNETKVRKLTWCDKGIIQN, translated from the coding sequence ATGAATAAACCAATGGCGAGCAACATAAGTACATCGCTAATTATATCCACCTATAATAGAAGCGACGCATTAGAATTATGCGTTAAAAGCGTGCTACGTCAATCTCTCCTTCCAGATGAAATTATCATTGCCGATGATGGTTCTAAAGAAGATACAAGAGAACTAATTCATCAATTAGCAGCCTCCTCCGAAGTCCCTATTATTCATGTTTGGCATGAAGATCTAGGCTTCAGGCTGGCTTCCATCCGTAACAAAGCTATTGCGAAAGCATCTAAAGAATATATTATACAAATTGACGGGGATATCGTCTTACACAAAGATTTCGTCAAAGATCATGTACGTTTTGCTAAAAAAGGCAGTTTCGTAACCGGTAGCCGTGTATTAATCCGGGAAGGTTTAACCCAAAAGATGCTAGCAGAAAGAAACTGCATGATCTCTATTCACGACAAAGGTACTAAAAACACAATCAACGGAGTACATTTGCCTTGGCTAAGCCCACTACTTCAGCATTATCGCCAATGGGATATTTCATATTCCAGAGGATGCAATATGGCTTTCTGGAAAGAGGATTTATTAAAAGTCAATGGGTACAATGAAGCTATTACCGGATGGGGAAGCGAAGATCATGAATTAGTGTGCCGCCTCATCAATAGCGGTGTACGCAAGCGTACCATCAAATTTGCGGGAATTGTGTTCCACCTTCATCACGAACTACATGGAACGGATAATTTGAGCAACAACCGCAGTATTTTGAACGAAACGAAAGTCAGGAAACTAACCTGGTGCGATAAAGGAATCATACAAAACTAA
- a CDS encoding glycosyltransferase family 2 protein, whose product MESQYSVSVIIPVHNTAPYLRRCIESVRNQTLKDIEIILVDNLSTDDSPSICDEYANIDSRVKVLHLDEAGLSIARNAGIEIATAPYIGFIDSDDYIEPTMYENMLSVMVQNKVYMVYCNFCFEYEDGRIEQMYPNTANVYVRTSQDVQRDIIFERVSSSACTKLFDKIFFDSYRFPVGMFFEDHATIYRWISICDKIVWIDAAYYHYIQRGDSICHTINPIKRYHYFLAEYSRLEFAKERRLFEGRDWFDAVNVIVENCFNHFQGFMTDPNHQSYPVEIKDMRNKLSRWRFLSRKELSSKYYKRLRKITYFWPIYYWTHFAKKKN is encoded by the coding sequence ATGGAATCTCAATACTCGGTAAGCGTTATCATCCCTGTTCATAATACAGCTCCGTATTTGCGACGTTGTATAGAGTCTGTACGTAATCAGACGTTGAAAGATATAGAAATCATATTAGTGGATAATTTGTCGACCGATGATTCCCCTTCTATTTGTGATGAATATGCTAATATTGATTCTAGAGTAAAAGTGTTGCATCTTGATGAGGCAGGTTTATCTATAGCTCGTAATGCAGGAATTGAAATAGCGACTGCTCCATATATTGGGTTTATAGATAGCGATGATTATATTGAACCGACAATGTATGAAAACATGTTGTCAGTCATGGTACAGAACAAAGTTTATATGGTATATTGCAACTTTTGCTTTGAGTATGAAGATGGCCGTATAGAACAAATGTATCCTAATACAGCTAATGTGTATGTACGTACTAGTCAAGATGTTCAGCGAGATATTATTTTTGAGAGAGTAAGTAGTTCAGCTTGTACTAAACTTTTTGATAAAATTTTTTTTGATTCTTATCGCTTTCCTGTAGGTATGTTTTTTGAGGATCATGCGACTATTTATCGCTGGATAAGTATTTGCGATAAAATAGTTTGGATTGATGCTGCTTATTATCATTATATACAGAGAGGTGATAGTATTTGCCATACAATCAATCCTATAAAACGTTATCATTATTTCTTGGCTGAATATTCAAGATTGGAGTTTGCAAAGGAGCGGCGGTTGTTTGAAGGTAGAGATTGGTTTGATGCCGTCAATGTGATTGTGGAAAATTGCTTTAATCATTTTCAAGGGTTTATGACGGATCCTAATCATCAGTCGTATCCTGTTGAAATTAAAGATATGAGGAACAAGTTGAGTAGATGGCGTTTTTTGTCAAGAAAAGAATTGTCTTCTAAATATTATAAACGATTACGTAAGATAACTTATTTTTGGCCAATTTATTATTGGACTCACTTTGCCAAGAAAAAGAATTAA
- a CDS encoding glycosyltransferase family 4 protein has translation MRIGFDGKRAVQNFTGLGNYSRYIVNILCQFYPENEYVLYAPKKRENKRLDKLTKQYQQLQLSYPTTSSWKKLSSLWRVWGVTQQLEKEKIDIFHGLSNELPLNIHQSEVKSIVTIHDLIFLRYPQYYHSIDRKIYTYKFRKACENADKIIAISECTKRDIIEYFRIPADKIEVVYQGCDPSFMHPVAAEKKREIRAKYQLPDHYILNVGSIEERKNALSAVQALTMLPEQIHLVIVGRHTEYTDKIERFIKENKLEERVHIISNVPFDDLPAFYQLAEIFVYPSRFEGFGIPIIEALYSDIPVVAATGSCLEEAGGPDSIYVHPDDIKGMANAFKQIYSDTERKKEMIEKGQKFAKRFSEEKQAEEILNIYKKLMK, from the coding sequence ATGAGAATAGGTTTTGACGGAAAACGTGCAGTACAGAATTTCACCGGTCTGGGTAATTATAGCCGCTATATAGTGAATATCCTATGCCAATTCTATCCGGAGAATGAATATGTGCTGTATGCCCCCAAGAAACGGGAAAACAAGAGACTGGACAAATTAACGAAGCAGTATCAGCAACTACAGCTTTCTTATCCCACTACTTCTTCCTGGAAAAAGTTAAGTTCATTGTGGCGAGTATGGGGCGTTACCCAACAACTGGAAAAAGAAAAAATCGATATATTCCACGGACTTAGTAATGAGTTGCCCCTGAATATACATCAAAGCGAGGTAAAAAGTATTGTAACGATTCACGATCTGATCTTTCTGCGCTATCCGCAGTATTACCATTCGATCGACAGGAAAATATACACATACAAATTCCGTAAAGCTTGCGAAAATGCCGATAAAATCATTGCTATCAGCGAATGTACCAAGCGTGATATTATTGAGTATTTCAGGATTCCCGCCGATAAGATAGAAGTTGTTTATCAGGGATGTGATCCTTCATTCATGCATCCTGTAGCAGCAGAGAAGAAAAGAGAAATCCGGGCTAAATATCAGCTACCGGATCACTATATCCTTAACGTAGGAAGTATTGAAGAACGCAAAAACGCCCTTTCAGCGGTGCAGGCACTAACGATGCTTCCTGAACAGATTCATCTCGTCATTGTAGGACGCCACACGGAATATACTGATAAAATTGAACGTTTCATTAAGGAGAATAAGCTGGAAGAAAGGGTACATATCATCAGCAATGTTCCTTTTGATGATCTACCGGCTTTTTATCAGTTAGCAGAAATTTTTGTATACCCTTCCCGTTTCGAAGGTTTTGGTATTCCCATTATAGAAGCTCTATACTCCGATATTCCGGTAGTGGCCGCGACTGGATCTTGCCTGGAAGAAGCCGGAGGTCCCGACTCTATCTATGTACATCCTGACGATATCAAAGGAATGGCCAATGCTTTCAAACAGATATACTCCGATACTGAAAGAAAAAAGGAGATGATTGAAAAGGGGCAAAAATTTGCCAAAAGATTCTCTGAAGAAAAGCAAGCGGAAGAAATCTTAAACATCTACAAGAAACTAATGAAATGA
- a CDS encoding pyridoxal phosphate-dependent aminotransferase, giving the protein MEKNLNFLDRNEFNYSPSKEVVEALKNFDINKLCFYTRIYDEGKKSILSVFLSELYDIDETQVLLGYGGEDILKQAVHYFLTQEDGNKTMLIPKFSWWYYKSIADEVNGHTLQYPLYEDGNTFKYDFETLKDMIQKENPKILLLASPNNPTGNGLTPKELDELLAEVPSQTVVLIDEAYASFVSTDTSYIKKLVNKYPNLIISRTLSKFYGLPGLRMGFGFMSKELEKFSRYSNKYLGYNRISEDIAIAALKSDAHYRNIAKLMNEDRERYEKEIGVLPGFKVYESVANFILIKYPIELKEALQKAFAEQSYKVKFMNEPDINTHLRITLGRPEQNRIVIDTIKEIASK; this is encoded by the coding sequence ATGGAAAAGAATTTGAACTTTTTAGATCGAAACGAATTTAACTACAGTCCATCAAAAGAAGTAGTAGAAGCTTTAAAAAACTTCGATATAAATAAACTTTGTTTTTATACCCGCATTTATGATGAAGGAAAGAAAAGTATATTATCTGTTTTCTTATCCGAACTTTATGATATAGATGAAACACAAGTCTTATTAGGATACGGCGGAGAAGATATTCTGAAGCAAGCTGTACACTACTTCCTGACTCAAGAAGATGGAAATAAAACGATGTTGATTCCCAAGTTCTCATGGTGGTATTATAAATCAATTGCAGATGAGGTGAATGGCCATACTTTGCAATATCCTCTCTACGAAGACGGAAATACTTTTAAATATGACTTTGAGACGCTAAAAGATATGATTCAGAAAGAGAATCCGAAGATTCTTTTACTAGCTTCTCCCAATAACCCTACCGGCAATGGTTTAACTCCAAAAGAATTGGATGAACTGCTCGCAGAAGTACCCAGCCAAACAGTGGTACTGATAGATGAAGCATACGCTTCTTTTGTTTCAACTGATACTAGTTATATCAAAAAGCTGGTTAATAAATATCCGAATTTGATTATTTCCCGTACTTTATCCAAGTTTTATGGATTGCCCGGTTTACGTATGGGATTCGGATTCATGAGTAAGGAGCTGGAAAAATTCAGCAGATACAGCAATAAATATCTGGGATACAACCGGATATCCGAAGATATCGCCATTGCGGCTCTCAAATCGGACGCACACTACCGAAACATCGCCAAACTGATGAATGAAGACCGTGAGCGTTACGAAAAGGAAATCGGCGTATTACCCGGATTCAAAGTATATGAATCGGTTGCCAATTTTATTTTAATCAAATACCCGATAGAACTGAAAGAGGCTTTACAAAAGGCTTTTGCTGAACAGAGTTATAAAGTGAAGTTTATGAATGAACCGGATATCAATACTCATTTGCGTATCACATTGGGACGCCCAGAGCAGAACCGGATCGTTATAGATACAATCAAAGAAATAGCATCCAAATGA
- a CDS encoding glycosyltransferase family 2 protein has translation MPIYNVEKYIERALLSALNQTYQNLEILIVDDLGHDNSMDIVYQLKSTHPRGNCIRIITHKKNLGLGGTRNTAIESAQGKYLYFMDSDDAIVPDCIETLYNIISHEKVDFVAAGINQIDENENSLKITNYPNITRKGKLCMAQYFYEEKNEIWVTTWNKLYNLSFLKEFHIHFLEHVYHEDIVMHAMLALNTRSFSLTNRTTYLYNCKREDSITNIEQGYTLKHLNDLTIVFSEIRRLMQADNNLSKHLQKEINLYYLFEIYHRYLPAMYSNIKRVDLIKGLARLSQNCIPPILETRLTFKSIKRFLFLKLPFSIQYLIKSHKYKKDKT, from the coding sequence ATGCCTATTTATAATGTAGAAAAGTACATTGAACGTGCCTTATTATCTGCATTAAACCAAACCTATCAAAACTTAGAGATTTTGATAGTAGACGATTTAGGGCATGATAACAGCATGGATATAGTCTACCAACTTAAAAGCACACATCCTAGAGGTAACTGCATCCGTATAATTACACATAAAAAAAATCTTGGTTTGGGAGGAACAAGAAACACAGCAATTGAATCTGCTCAAGGGAAATATCTATACTTTATGGATAGCGACGATGCTATTGTTCCTGATTGCATTGAAACTTTATATAATATTATTTCACACGAGAAAGTAGACTTTGTAGCAGCCGGAATCAATCAAATTGATGAGAATGAAAATTCACTCAAAATTACTAACTATCCTAATATTACACGAAAAGGTAAATTATGTATGGCTCAATACTTTTATGAAGAAAAAAATGAGATATGGGTAACTACATGGAATAAATTATATAATCTTTCTTTTTTAAAAGAATTTCATATTCATTTTTTGGAACACGTGTACCACGAAGACATAGTAATGCATGCCATGCTCGCTCTAAATACCAGATCATTTAGCCTAACCAACCGGACAACTTATCTTTATAATTGCAAGAGAGAAGACTCTATTACAAATATAGAACAAGGCTACACCTTGAAGCATCTAAATGATCTTACCATAGTTTTTAGTGAGATCAGGAGATTGATGCAAGCAGACAACAACCTTAGCAAACATCTTCAAAAAGAAATAAACTTATATTATTTATTTGAAATTTATCATCGATACCTACCAGCGATGTACTCAAATATTAAAAGGGTTGATTTAATAAAAGGATTAGCAAGGCTCTCTCAAAACTGTATCCCTCCTATTTTGGAAACCCGACTAACATTCAAATCTATAAAACGTTTTTTATTCCTAAAACTTCCTTTTAGCATTCAGTATCTAATTAAAAGTCATAAATACAAAAAGGACAAAACTTAG
- a CDS encoding FkbM family methyltransferase: MNVLKHTIKKFIYGTLPYYFMKGYKPGSPYLKYYEYIKEHGYSRHLYEFKDEYANMPVDVQKDEEKGLYYVQKEKKRLYFRKSTPAKKIQKYYRALSMEQDRRSPHHYFNSVKEVTGKVFVDVGCAEGYSSLEIIEEAKHVYLFEQDEQWLEAIRATFEPWQDKVTIVQKYVSDHNSSREQTLDDFFNNQTNEHLFLKMDIEGAERHALAGCNNLFQNCQKLDFAICTYHLRDDEEVISAFLDKHNCTYINQKGFFRHKIRSVVMRGSKK; this comes from the coding sequence ATGAACGTACTTAAACATACAATAAAGAAATTTATATATGGCACTCTCCCATATTATTTCATGAAAGGATATAAGCCTGGCTCTCCTTATCTGAAATACTATGAATATATTAAAGAACATGGATATTCAAGACACCTGTATGAATTCAAGGATGAATACGCCAATATGCCTGTTGATGTACAGAAAGATGAGGAAAAAGGCTTATACTATGTTCAAAAAGAAAAGAAGCGACTCTATTTCAGAAAAAGCACTCCAGCCAAGAAAATTCAAAAATATTATAGGGCTTTGAGTATGGAACAAGACAGGCGCTCACCGCACCATTACTTCAACAGCGTTAAAGAAGTGACAGGGAAAGTATTTGTGGATGTCGGTTGTGCCGAAGGATATTCATCATTGGAAATTATCGAAGAAGCCAAACATGTTTATTTGTTTGAGCAGGACGAGCAATGGTTAGAGGCCATCAGAGCTACCTTCGAACCATGGCAGGACAAAGTGACGATTGTCCAGAAGTATGTGAGCGATCATAATTCTTCGAGAGAGCAAACACTAGATGATTTCTTTAACAACCAGACGAATGAACATCTATTTCTTAAAATGGATATAGAAGGAGCCGAACGGCACGCATTGGCCGGATGCAATAACTTATTCCAAAATTGCCAGAAGCTGGATTTTGCCATTTGCACATACCATTTGCGTGATGACGAAGAAGTTATCTCTGCATTTCTGGACAAACATAACTGCACATATATTAATCAAAAAGGGTTTTTCAGGCATAAAATCCGCAGTGTAGTGATGCGCGGAAGTAAGAAGTAA
- a CDS encoding phosphorylcholine transferase LicD, with amino-acid sequence MANYDIRPLQLRILKNLLAVDKVCKEHNLRYYIMAGTMLGAVRHKGFIPWDDDLDIGMPRADYDLLMANAKEWLPEPYEAVCAENDKEYPLPFAKVQDANTTLIERMHLKYLGGVYIDIFPLDGVPESRMAQRMHFAKYEFYKRVLYLIHRDPYKHGKGPSSWIPLLCRKFFTLTGAQESIRKVMKKYDFDQCALVCDYDDGMKGIMSKDILGTPTPIRFEDEEVWGVQKYDAYLSQKYGDYMTIPKQSGQRQHNFHYLDLNKPYRNFEV; translated from the coding sequence ATGGCTAATTACGACATCCGCCCTCTACAGCTTCGCATATTAAAGAACTTATTAGCTGTTGACAAAGTTTGCAAAGAACATAATCTGCGATATTACATCATGGCAGGCACCATGCTGGGAGCTGTGCGCCACAAAGGATTCATCCCCTGGGATGATGATTTGGATATCGGAATGCCAAGAGCTGATTATGACTTACTAATGGCTAATGCCAAAGAATGGTTACCGGAACCTTACGAAGCGGTATGCGCTGAGAATGATAAGGAATATCCTCTTCCGTTCGCAAAGGTGCAGGATGCCAACACAACCTTAATCGAGCGTATGCATCTCAAATATCTGGGAGGTGTATATATTGATATATTTCCACTAGATGGAGTTCCGGAAAGCCGTATGGCGCAAAGAATGCATTTTGCGAAGTATGAGTTCTACAAACGAGTACTTTATCTTATTCATCGCGATCCATACAAACATGGGAAAGGTCCCAGTTCATGGATACCGCTATTATGCAGAAAGTTTTTTACCCTTACCGGAGCACAGGAAAGCATCAGGAAGGTGATGAAGAAATACGATTTCGACCAATGCGCATTAGTCTGCGATTATGATGATGGAATGAAAGGAATCATGTCGAAGGATATCCTGGGCACTCCCACTCCTATCCGGTTTGAAGATGAAGAAGTATGGGGAGTACAGAAATACGACGCTTATCTGTCACAGAAATATGGAGATTACATGACCATACCTAAACAAAGTGGACAAAGACAACATAATTTCCATTATTTAGACTTGAATAAACCTTATCGGAATTTTGAAGTCTAA
- a CDS encoding glycosyltransferase: MIYIICYDWPSTSGNHTGMRYLYEYIQKRNPELYKMYTFNMGRRFLDKGKKGKKISVLFTALKLAMTYKSGDKFVLTEYLHRDSYQILFAKIIRFICPKAPIYAMVHLVPEKLERRYSKAQIKKSSRFVTEIVTLGSSLTCYLNNLGIENVYTSFHYVDNNYYTPSANLYNRGGDVKVIVMGALARDFEQIAYIVSRLPQIHFYICKGRENIDYLFSGLKNATLVGYVPEAELKHYMNDSDISLNVMKDTIGSNVICTSMATGLAMVVSDVGSIRDYCDETNACFCSSPDDFIKNIMILANDRELLNSLKKMSLKKAQQFSIDNYCVSLSSLLK, translated from the coding sequence ATGATATATATTATTTGTTATGATTGGCCTTCAACATCTGGTAATCATACAGGAATGAGGTATCTTTATGAATATATTCAAAAAAGAAATCCTGAATTGTATAAAATGTATACTTTCAATATGGGTAGGCGTTTTTTGGATAAGGGAAAAAAGGGGAAGAAAATCTCTGTGCTTTTTACGGCACTTAAATTAGCAATGACATATAAATCAGGAGATAAGTTTGTTCTTACTGAATATTTACATAGAGATTCATATCAAATATTGTTTGCAAAAATAATACGCTTTATATGTCCTAAAGCACCTATATATGCTATGGTGCATCTTGTTCCTGAAAAATTGGAAAGGCGATATTCGAAAGCACAAATAAAGAAGAGTTCGCGATTTGTTACAGAAATTGTAACATTGGGAAGTAGTTTGACATGCTATCTCAATAATTTAGGAATAGAGAATGTTTATACTTCCTTTCATTATGTCGATAATAATTATTATACTCCTTCTGCAAATCTTTATAACAGAGGTGGTGATGTCAAGGTAATAGTAATGGGTGCTTTGGCACGTGACTTTGAACAGATTGCTTATATTGTTTCAAGACTTCCGCAAATTCATTTTTATATATGCAAAGGGCGGGAGAATATTGATTATTTGTTTTCAGGTTTAAAGAATGCAACATTGGTGGGGTATGTTCCGGAGGCGGAATTAAAGCATTATATGAATGATTCTGATATTTCATTAAATGTGATGAAGGATACTATTGGAAGTAATGTAATTTGTACTTCAATGGCAACAGGATTGGCGATGGTGGTTAGTGATGTTGGATCTATACGGGACTATTGCGATGAGACTAATGCATGTTTCTGTTCTTCTCCCGATGATTTTATAAAGAATATTATGATCTTAGCAAATGATCGAGAGTTGCTCAATTCGTTAAAAAAAATGTCTTTGAAAAAAGCACAGCAGTTTTCTATCGATAATTATTGTGTTAGCTTGTCATCTCTATTGAAGTAA
- a CDS encoding NTP transferase domain-containing protein, producing the protein MKAVILAAGIASRLRPLTDTTPKCLLKIGERCLLERAFDALIQNGFDEFIIVTGYRQQQIVDFLQAHYPTQDITFIYNDRYESTNNIYSLWLTRSYTDGQEILLLDSDIVFDPQIVEKLLHSDKDDILALNRHELGAEEIKVIVDDAQKVVEISKVCSISDAIGESIGIEKMSAEYTKALFRELEIMITTEGLDNIFYERAFERLIPQGYSFYVMDTTEFFSAELDTVEDFQQAQKLIPASLY; encoded by the coding sequence ATGAAAGCAGTAATATTAGCCGCAGGAATAGCTTCACGCTTACGCCCGCTGACCGATACGACGCCCAAATGTCTTCTCAAAATAGGAGAACGATGCCTTTTGGAAAGAGCTTTTGATGCTCTGATACAAAACGGATTTGATGAATTCATCATTGTCACCGGGTATCGCCAGCAGCAAATCGTAGATTTTCTACAGGCACATTATCCAACCCAAGATATTACTTTCATCTATAATGACAGGTATGAATCAACCAACAATATCTATTCATTATGGCTCACCCGTTCCTATACAGATGGGCAGGAGATTTTATTATTAGACAGCGACATTGTATTTGATCCGCAGATTGTAGAGAAACTGCTTCATTCGGATAAGGACGACATATTGGCACTGAATCGTCATGAGCTCGGAGCAGAAGAAATAAAAGTCATCGTGGACGACGCACAAAAGGTCGTTGAAATCAGCAAAGTCTGCTCGATATCCGATGCTATCGGAGAATCTATCGGCATTGAAAAGATGTCAGCTGAATATACCAAAGCGCTATTCCGGGAACTGGAAATTATGATTACTACCGAAGGGCTGGATAATATATTCTACGAACGGGCTTTTGAGAGACTGATTCCGCAAGGATATAGTTTTTACGTTATGGACACCACCGAGTTCTTCTCGGCCGAGCTGGACACAGTAGAAGACTTTCAACAGGCACAGAAGCTGATTCCAGCCAGTCTTTATTAA
- a CDS encoding glycosyltransferase family 2 protein, which produces MKKLAIIIPAYKPRFLQETLDSIAKQNNHEFTVYIGDDASPYPLETIVDRYKNKFDIIYHRFEQNMGKKDLPGHWERCILLSAEELIWLFSDDDLMPFDGVARIIRASQKHSEGKYIFRFPLEVVDEYGKLKYKNPPFKTDLTSGYEFLLDKLSGKISSAACEYVFSRTVWEQTGGFIKFPLAWCTDDATWAKFAEFTGGIISLPGNPVSWRNAEGENISNSTHFNKEKIRATILFMEWISINYHSHLHERKFKKAIKRYIYKFLQHSLKNDFSLHDLLLLCNALRKLTLNVSLLVLVHHVGKKIKRQLTRNK; this is translated from the coding sequence ATGAAAAAATTAGCAATTATTATACCAGCTTATAAACCACGTTTTTTGCAAGAAACACTTGATTCTATCGCTAAACAAAACAATCACGAATTTACCGTATATATTGGTGATGATGCAAGTCCCTACCCATTAGAGACCATAGTAGATCGTTACAAGAACAAGTTTGACATTATATATCATCGTTTTGAACAAAACATGGGCAAAAAAGACCTACCCGGTCATTGGGAACGATGTATATTATTGTCAGCAGAAGAACTTATATGGCTTTTTTCAGATGACGACTTAATGCCCTTTGACGGAGTAGCACGTATAATTCGAGCCTCACAAAAACATTCTGAAGGAAAATATATATTCCGTTTTCCTTTAGAAGTCGTTGACGAGTATGGTAAACTAAAGTATAAAAACCCTCCTTTTAAAACCGATTTAACTTCTGGATATGAATTCCTATTAGATAAATTATCTGGGAAAATTAGTTCTGCCGCCTGTGAGTATGTATTTAGCCGAACAGTATGGGAGCAAACGGGAGGATTTATTAAATTCCCTTTGGCTTGGTGCACCGATGATGCAACATGGGCTAAATTTGCAGAATTTACAGGAGGAATCATATCTTTACCAGGCAATCCTGTCAGCTGGAGAAATGCTGAAGGAGAGAATATATCAAACTCCACTCATTTCAATAAAGAAAAGATTAGAGCAACAATACTTTTCATGGAATGGATTAGTATAAACTACCATTCCCATCTTCACGAAAGAAAATTCAAAAAAGCAATCAAACGTTATATATATAAATTCCTACAGCATTCGCTAAAAAACGACTTTAGCTTACACGACCTTTTACTTTTATGCAACGCTCTAAGAAAACTCACACTAAATGTATCTTTGCTAGTTTTAGTTCATCATGTTGGGAAGAAAATAAAAAGGCAATTAACTCGCAATAAATAA
- a CDS encoding lipopolysaccharide kinase InaA family protein: MRVIVNPKYAHLQKEIEEIPRSFQKERDVVYDGRNVLKRIGLGSIDVVVKSFKKPHIINRVVYSFFRQSKAERSYIYSMEIQQHGFDTPEPVAMIEQFQNGLLSHSYYICCYDGGETVRSLMDGKVEGNEDKLSAFARYTAALHQAGILHLDYSPGNILIHQNETNEYSFSLVDVNRMQLLSDIDCDMVCRNMCRLCISREVLTYIMTEYASLRGWDVESTVSLALRYSDQFFTHYIYRRAARKEKEKHIVSLILFFRLYRSVRKFFSWEPHISRFLLKKEKHIYDTYLCKYDYCELLSADYQ, encoded by the coding sequence ATGAGAGTGATTGTAAATCCCAAGTACGCACATTTGCAGAAGGAGATAGAAGAAATTCCAAGGTCCTTCCAGAAAGAAAGAGATGTGGTGTATGATGGTCGTAATGTTTTAAAACGAATTGGCTTGGGCAGTATTGATGTTGTGGTGAAGAGCTTTAAGAAGCCTCACATCATCAACCGCGTTGTATATTCGTTTTTCCGGCAATCAAAAGCAGAACGTTCCTATATTTATTCTATGGAGATCCAACAGCATGGTTTTGACACTCCGGAGCCAGTGGCTATGATTGAACAATTTCAGAATGGTCTTCTTTCACATAGCTATTATATTTGTTGTTATGATGGTGGCGAAACTGTCCGTTCCCTGATGGATGGGAAAGTAGAGGGAAATGAAGATAAACTTTCTGCTTTTGCGCGCTACACTGCTGCTTTGCATCAGGCAGGTATTCTCCATTTGGACTATTCTCCCGGTAATATACTGATTCATCAGAATGAAACGAATGAATACAGTTTCTCTCTGGTCGACGTGAATCGCATGCAGTTGCTATCGGATATTGATTGTGATATGGTATGCCGTAATATGTGCCGTTTGTGTATTTCGCGTGAGGTACTGACTTACATCATGACAGAATATGCTTCTTTGCGTGGATGGGACGTCGAATCTACGGTCAGTCTGGCCCTTCGTTACAGCGATCAGTTTTTTACTCATTATATTTATCGTCGTGCGGCACGGAAAGAGAAAGAAAAGCATATTGTATCCCTGATTTTATTCTTCCGTTTATACCGTTCCGTACGTAAATTCTTTTCTTGGGAACCGCATATCTCACGTTTCTTATTGAAAAAGGAAAAGCATATCTATGATACATACCTGTGCAAGTATGATTATTGTGAATTGCTTTCTGCTGATTATCAATGA